Proteins co-encoded in one Artemia franciscana chromosome 10, ASM3288406v1, whole genome shotgun sequence genomic window:
- the LOC136031888 gene encoding uncharacterized protein LOC136031888 isoform X8, with protein sequence MHLYLQKGLKEILRKESSAQEERRHLSVGPTNHLPVYDTKKMIKPQPVISDEDADEQRKDLLPRNRSHDHEITEPLKWEPPGSV encoded by the exons atgcatCTATATCTTCAAAAG ggacTAAAAGAGATTCTACGAAAAGAAAGTTCTGCACAAGAAGAAAGACGCCATCTATCAGTTGGACCAACAAATCATCTACCCGTCTATGACACAAAGAAGATGATCAAACCCCAACCTGTAATATCTGATGAAGATGCCGACGAACAAAGGAAAGATTTACTCCCAAGAAATAG GAGCCATGATCATGAAATTACTGAGCCTCTAAAATGGGAACCTCCTGGGAGCGTCTAA
- the LOC136031888 gene encoding uncharacterized protein LOC136031888 isoform X7, whose amino-acid sequence MIIGLNCQQTKDIGIMKATIKLRKQSLEGLKEILRKESSAQEERRHLSVGPTNHLPVYDTKKMIKPQPVISDEDADEQRKDLLPRNR is encoded by the exons ATGATAATTGGATTAAACTGCCAACAGACTAAGGATATTGGAATCATGAAAGCAACAATCAAGCTCAGGAAACAATCGcttgag ggacTAAAAGAGATTCTACGAAAAGAAAGTTCTGCACAAGAAGAAAGACGCCATCTATCAGTTGGACCAACAAATCATCTACCCGTCTATGACACAAAGAAGATGATCAAACCCCAACCTGTAATATCTGATGAAGATGCCGACGAACAAAGGAAAGATTTACTCCCAAGAAATAG
- the LOC136031888 gene encoding uncharacterized protein LOC136031888 isoform X6 — translation MIIGLNCQQTKDIGIMKATIKLRKQSLEGLKEILRKESSAQEERRHLSVGPTNHLPVYDTKKMIKPQPVISDEDADEQRKDLLPRNRGRYIQCTFM, via the exons ATGATAATTGGATTAAACTGCCAACAGACTAAGGATATTGGAATCATGAAAGCAACAATCAAGCTCAGGAAACAATCGcttgag ggacTAAAAGAGATTCTACGAAAAGAAAGTTCTGCACAAGAAGAAAGACGCCATCTATCAGTTGGACCAACAAATCATCTACCCGTCTATGACACAAAGAAGATGATCAAACCCCAACCTGTAATATCTGATGAAGATGCCGACGAACAAAGGAAAGATTTACTCCCAAGAAATAG
- the LOC136031888 gene encoding uncharacterized protein LOC136031888 isoform X5, which produces MIIGLNCQQTKDIGIMKATIKLRKQSLEGLKEILRKESSAQEERRHLSVGPTNHLPVYDTKKMIKPQPVISDEDADEQRKDLLPRNRSHDHEITEPLKWEPPGSV; this is translated from the exons ATGATAATTGGATTAAACTGCCAACAGACTAAGGATATTGGAATCATGAAAGCAACAATCAAGCTCAGGAAACAATCGcttgag ggacTAAAAGAGATTCTACGAAAAGAAAGTTCTGCACAAGAAGAAAGACGCCATCTATCAGTTGGACCAACAAATCATCTACCCGTCTATGACACAAAGAAGATGATCAAACCCCAACCTGTAATATCTGATGAAGATGCCGACGAACAAAGGAAAGATTTACTCCCAAGAAATAG GAGCCATGATCATGAAATTACTGAGCCTCTAAAATGGGAACCTCCTGGGAGCGTCTAA